One Gimesia aquarii DNA segment encodes these proteins:
- a CDS encoding DUF5658 family protein encodes MEETHSEPPEEKNKGPIWTHQLPLERETCIFILVNALDVFMTYILLVTGNFRESNQIANFFLASWGIKGMVYFKFGLVAVVTIIAQIVARKKFNTGRNLLNFGSLVVAGVVIYSVALFIRSGYLFG; translated from the coding sequence ATGGAAGAAACTCATTCTGAACCTCCCGAAGAAAAAAACAAGGGGCCTATCTGGACTCATCAGCTACCGTTGGAGCGTGAAACCTGTATCTTCATCCTGGTGAATGCGCTGGATGTCTTCATGACTTATATCCTGCTGGTGACAGGTAATTTCAGAGAGTCAAACCAGATCGCGAACTTCTTTCTCGCCAGTTGGGGAATCAAAGGAATGGTCTATTTTAAATTTGGACTGGTTGCGGTCGTGACGATAATTGCACAAATCGTTGCTAGGAAAAAGTTCAACACAGGACGCAACTTATTGAACTTCGGCTCGTTGGTTGTAGCGGGAGTTGTGATCTATAGTGTCGCGCTCTTTATTCGGTCGGGGTACCTGTTTGGCTAA
- a CDS encoding RsmE family RNA methyltransferase codes for MPHRFYFEGSLDPDQLLLEGGEAHHGLHVLRLQIGDSVLVFNGTGAEAEGVITKTSRKIIEIKVSGRRETPVETQVPLILATAVPKGDRFRWLVEKAAELGVSKLVPLITERSSVDPGENRLKKLQQTIVAAAKQSGQTRMMELAAVQKWDDFLEETSRSECQMFVADPQGTGLDVLNTISTNASSGALVLLIGPEGGFSPEELDSALEQGAKPIKLSKGILRIETAAILFAGLIRLASDQRD; via the coding sequence ATGCCACACCGATTTTATTTTGAAGGTTCTTTGGACCCCGATCAGTTGCTTTTGGAAGGTGGCGAAGCACATCACGGGCTTCACGTCTTACGGCTGCAGATCGGTGATTCCGTGCTGGTATTTAACGGAACGGGAGCTGAAGCAGAGGGTGTCATTACAAAAACCTCTCGCAAAATCATCGAAATTAAGGTGAGCGGGCGACGCGAAACCCCTGTTGAGACACAGGTTCCCTTGATTTTAGCCACTGCAGTCCCGAAAGGAGATCGCTTTCGCTGGTTGGTTGAGAAGGCAGCGGAGTTAGGTGTCAGTAAGTTGGTGCCCCTGATTACCGAACGTAGTAGTGTTGATCCAGGCGAGAACCGTTTGAAAAAATTACAACAGACGATCGTCGCGGCAGCGAAGCAGTCAGGTCAAACCCGCATGATGGAATTGGCGGCCGTGCAGAAGTGGGATGATTTTTTAGAAGAAACCTCTCGCTCTGAGTGTCAGATGTTTGTTGCGGATCCACAGGGAACAGGGCTCGATGTTTTGAACACGATTTCAACAAACGCTTCGTCCGGCGCTTTGGTATTACTGATTGGGCCAGAAGGAGGTTTTTCTCCTGAAGAGCTCGACTCGGCATTGGAACAAGGCGCAAAGCCGATCAAGTTGAGTAAGGGGATATTACGAATTGAAACGGCGGCGATTTTATTTGCCGGACTGATTCGCCTGGCTAGCGACCAGAGGGACTGA
- a CDS encoding ExeA family protein has product MYCDFWNFTQAPFNQRLDLEYFFESELHEEALARLLFVAEEQKKGAVFTGPSGTGKTLTLKVLQYLLKRSPHRCEYIDLLGLTEEEFLWQVCAQLRLGPAHTTALPQLWRSLADYLTGLQLTQSRVILLLDHVDKSHAECLKSIERLLYSGNQQYPSLSIVTTFENLNSGQASNVSHLSDLAIELAPFDLEMTQNYIVHRLSQSGCSKSVFTDDAFEEIQKTTAGTPQKINQICDLALLAGYEQSLEHIDSDVIKSANLEIKGAPTSTNRISEVMQGV; this is encoded by the coding sequence ATGTATTGCGATTTCTGGAATTTCACACAAGCTCCCTTCAATCAACGACTAGATCTCGAATATTTTTTCGAAAGCGAACTCCACGAAGAGGCACTCGCGCGACTTTTATTTGTCGCTGAAGAACAAAAAAAAGGCGCTGTCTTTACAGGTCCTTCGGGTACAGGCAAAACACTCACTTTGAAAGTACTCCAGTATTTATTGAAACGCAGCCCGCATCGCTGTGAATACATTGATCTCCTTGGCTTAACAGAAGAGGAATTTCTATGGCAGGTCTGTGCTCAGTTACGTCTCGGGCCAGCTCACACAACCGCGCTGCCTCAACTCTGGCGATCCCTGGCCGATTATCTCACTGGTCTCCAATTGACTCAAAGCCGCGTCATCTTGCTCCTGGATCATGTGGATAAAAGTCATGCTGAGTGTCTCAAGTCGATTGAACGTTTACTGTATTCCGGAAACCAGCAGTACCCTTCGTTATCCATTGTGACGACCTTTGAAAATTTGAACTCCGGACAGGCATCCAACGTATCTCATTTATCAGATCTCGCCATCGAACTCGCGCCATTCGACCTGGAAATGACCCAAAACTATATCGTTCATCGTCTGAGTCAATCAGGTTGTTCAAAGTCTGTATTTACTGATGACGCATTCGAAGAAATTCAGAAAACGACAGCAGGAACGCCACAAAAAATCAATCAGATTTGTGATCTGGCACTCCTGGCAGGATATGAGCAAAGTCTGGAACATATAGACTCAGATGTGATCAAAAGTGCAAACCTTGAAATAAAAGGTGCTCCTACATCCACAAACCGCATTTCCGAAGTCATGCAAGGTGTATAG